The proteins below come from a single Candidatus Didemnitutus sp. genomic window:
- a CDS encoding FAD-dependent oxidoreductase produces the protein MIRHELHTDFVVVGGGLAGVCAAIAAARNGAKVVLLQDRSVLGGNASSEVRMHVVGADVHGSRPGARESGLIEEFRLEDAYRNPHRSYSQWDLLLYEKVTTEPNIMLLLDTVCTGCATTDPDDGPRRIVSLDAVRHSTEDEFRIHAPVFADCSGDGRLGTEAGALFTSGREAKKDFGETLALDTADRQTLGSSIMFTARRHEQPQPFRAPAWARKFQKHEFRLRPFDGYEYGYWWAEWGGQLDTVKDNPAIRHELLRIALGIWDYVKNSGDHPGSAHWALDWVGAVPGKRESRRFVGHHVLTQQDLESARAFPDAVAFGGWPLDLHPPSGIDAVDEAPCRHTHLKHVYPIPLQALCSRNIGNLLFAGRNISATHVAFASTRVMATCAVMGQAVGTAAALAAPAAPGSLTQHFTGAALTALQQTLLRDDAFLPGIRADDPADLAPRAHANASSATANGAAVHVTDGAAREFLPALGVWADGKSHRWESAALPAWIELAWDTPQEIAAVHLTFDSGFQRELTLSASDATTRKIIRGPQPELVRDYEILLDDVIVARGQGNYLRKRVHRLERPVVATRLRIAVHATNGIDHARIFEIRAYGPAHSR, from the coding sequence ATGATTCGTCACGAACTTCACACCGACTTCGTCGTCGTCGGCGGCGGCCTGGCCGGCGTCTGCGCCGCGATCGCCGCCGCCCGCAACGGCGCCAAAGTCGTCCTCCTCCAGGATCGCTCCGTTCTCGGCGGCAACGCCTCCAGCGAAGTCCGCATGCACGTCGTCGGCGCCGACGTCCACGGCAGCCGGCCGGGCGCCCGCGAATCCGGACTCATCGAGGAATTCCGCCTCGAGGACGCCTACCGCAACCCGCACCGCTCCTACTCGCAGTGGGATCTGCTGCTCTACGAAAAGGTCACGACCGAGCCCAACATCATGCTGCTCCTCGACACGGTTTGCACCGGCTGCGCGACGACCGACCCCGACGACGGCCCGCGGCGCATCGTCTCGCTCGACGCCGTGCGCCACTCGACCGAAGACGAATTCCGCATCCACGCGCCGGTCTTTGCCGACTGCTCCGGCGACGGCCGCCTCGGCACCGAGGCGGGCGCATTGTTCACGAGCGGCCGCGAGGCGAAAAAGGATTTCGGCGAAACCCTCGCGCTCGACACCGCGGATCGGCAGACGCTCGGCAGCTCGATCATGTTCACCGCGCGCCGCCACGAGCAACCGCAGCCGTTCCGCGCCCCGGCCTGGGCGCGCAAATTCCAAAAGCACGAGTTTCGCCTGCGTCCGTTCGATGGCTACGAATACGGCTATTGGTGGGCGGAATGGGGCGGCCAGCTCGACACGGTGAAGGACAACCCCGCGATCCGCCACGAACTGCTCCGCATCGCGCTCGGCATCTGGGACTACGTGAAAAATTCCGGCGACCATCCCGGCTCGGCGCACTGGGCGCTCGACTGGGTTGGCGCTGTCCCGGGCAAACGCGAGTCGCGCCGCTTCGTCGGTCATCATGTGCTCACGCAACAGGACCTCGAATCCGCGCGCGCGTTTCCCGACGCCGTCGCGTTCGGCGGCTGGCCGCTCGATTTGCATCCGCCGAGCGGCATCGACGCCGTGGACGAGGCGCCGTGCCGCCACACGCACCTGAAGCACGTCTATCCGATCCCGCTGCAGGCGCTCTGCTCGCGCAACATCGGCAACCTCCTCTTCGCCGGCCGCAACATCAGCGCGACGCATGTCGCGTTCGCCAGCACGCGTGTCATGGCCACTTGCGCCGTCATGGGGCAGGCCGTCGGCACCGCCGCCGCGCTCGCCGCACCCGCCGCGCCGGGTTCGCTGACGCAGCATTTCACCGGCGCCGCGCTCACCGCGCTCCAGCAAACGCTGCTCCGCGACGACGCATTCCTCCCCGGCATCCGAGCCGACGACCCGGCCGACCTCGCGCCGCGCGCGCACGCGAACGCCTCCAGCGCGACGGCGAACGGCGCGGCCGTCCATGTGACCGATGGCGCCGCGCGCGAATTCCTGCCGGCGCTCGGCGTCTGGGCCGACGGCAAAAGCCATCGCTGGGAATCCGCCGCCCTGCCCGCCTGGATCGAGCTCGCGTGGGACACGCCCCAGGAAATCGCCGCGGTTCACCTGACCTTCGACTCCGGCTTCCAGCGCGAGCTGACCCTGAGCGCCAGCGACGCGACCACGCGGAAGATCATCCGCGGCCCCCAGCCGGAACTCGTCCGCGACTACGAAATCCTGCTCGACGACGTCATCGTCGCGCGCGGCCAAGGCAACTACCTGCGCAAGCGCGTGCATCGTCTCGAGCGACCGGTCGTCGCCACCCGTCTGCGCATCGCCGTCCATGCGACCAACGGCATCGACCACGCGCGCATTTTCGAAATCCGCGCCTACGGACCCGCCCATTCCCGATAA
- a CDS encoding SGNH/GDSL hydrolase family protein, with the protein MKITLSAFVLRSVAIAALACASSVFALDALHVRDGWPHAATRASTAHELRVAFLGGSITAAADGWRTLTVERLRALLPGTKIVEIAAGVPGTGSDLGACRVGRDVVAHRPDVVFVEFAVNDAATPPARIERTIEGIVRQVKRANPAADLCFVYTISTPGLPDLLAGANTAPSGSLHNSQNPVPRFPAAAAAMERVAEHYGIPSLHFGVEVARRVAAGELIFKGAATDGDRAFSLDGVHPTPAGHRVYFSQLAPALHAFLAAKNPPRDLPPPLHADNWEHAQLQELDRAMFRGTWAAVPLGDPCLRGATKALLPPTWRAATAGVALEWEFTGTRFGLLGIAAPDSGEFAVTIDDQPPVRATFFDAYVTPTFCRQTMWFFPRELAPGRHRVRVELTATPVDKAAIKARAGKPLEPAAEFAPQRLALCGLLTIDTAGK; encoded by the coding sequence ATGAAGATCACCCTCTCAGCCTTCGTTCTCCGTAGCGTCGCGATCGCCGCCCTCGCTTGCGCCTCATCCGTGTTCGCCCTCGACGCGCTGCACGTGCGCGATGGCTGGCCGCACGCCGCGACCCGCGCTTCGACCGCGCACGAACTGCGCGTGGCCTTTCTCGGCGGCAGCATCACGGCCGCAGCCGACGGCTGGCGGACGCTCACCGTGGAACGGCTGCGCGCATTGCTGCCCGGCACGAAGATCGTGGAAATCGCCGCCGGCGTGCCCGGCACCGGCTCAGACCTCGGAGCCTGCCGCGTCGGCCGCGATGTCGTGGCGCACCGCCCGGACGTCGTGTTCGTCGAATTTGCCGTCAACGACGCCGCGACGCCGCCCGCCCGGATCGAGCGGACGATCGAAGGCATCGTGCGCCAGGTGAAACGCGCAAACCCCGCCGCCGATCTCTGCTTCGTCTACACGATCTCGACGCCCGGTCTTCCCGACCTGCTCGCCGGCGCCAACACCGCGCCTTCCGGCAGTTTGCATAATTCGCAAAATCCGGTCCCTCGCTTCCCCGCGGCCGCCGCGGCGATGGAGCGCGTCGCCGAGCACTACGGCATTCCGTCGCTGCATTTCGGCGTGGAAGTCGCGCGCCGCGTCGCCGCCGGCGAGCTGATCTTCAAGGGCGCCGCCACCGACGGCGACCGCGCCTTTTCGCTCGACGGCGTGCATCCCACGCCCGCCGGACACCGCGTTTATTTCAGCCAGCTCGCGCCGGCCCTGCACGCGTTTCTCGCCGCGAAAAATCCGCCGCGCGATCTGCCGCCGCCGTTGCACGCGGACAACTGGGAACACGCCCAACTGCAGGAACTCGACCGCGCGATGTTCCGCGGCACCTGGGCCGCCGTGCCGCTCGGCGATCCGTGCCTTCGCGGCGCGACCAAGGCGCTGTTGCCGCCCACCTGGCGCGCCGCTACCGCCGGGGTCGCGCTCGAATGGGAATTCACCGGCACGCGCTTCGGCCTGCTCGGCATCGCGGCGCCGGACAGTGGCGAGTTTGCCGTGACGATCGACGACCAGCCTCCCGTGCGCGCCACTTTCTTCGACGCCTACGTCACACCCACGTTCTGCCGGCAGACGATGTGGTTCTTCCCCCGCGAACTCGCGCCCGGCCGCCATCGCGTGCGCGTCGAGTTGACCGCGACGCCCGTCGACAAGGCCGCGATCAAGGCCCGCGCCGGCAAACCGCTCGAACCCGCCGCCGAATTCGCCCCGCAGCGTCTTGCGCTCTGTGGCCTGCTGACGATCGACACCGCCGGAAAATGA
- a CDS encoding LacI family DNA-binding transcriptional regulator — translation MTSPRRCTIKDIAAHAGVAVSTVSYALRNHPSIPAATCRRIQAVGEKLGYRPDPQISALMAHIGRGRAVPSSGRIALVWMQGRRAVTRSDAFFAQVHDGAAARAQLRGYHIEEFWPDEDRLSGARLSGILRARGIQSVIFSPSIEGVAADYALAWEHFACVVLGHARWPVELHRVAHDHYHAVCDCLQRMAAAGVKSPAIVLTEEINQRTDSAVKAAFMTHHPIEARARGLIYALDQRGARSFSSWLRTHAPDGVLLLRREMWDEIESPRLRELRAAGRLWCANWQADDPLALPGIQQRYDLAARAAVDLVTGLEQSRSLGLPDHPQSVQIRGDWRDHPVPVVRR, via the coding sequence ATGACGTCTCCCCGTCGCTGCACGATCAAGGACATCGCCGCCCACGCCGGGGTCGCGGTTTCCACCGTCTCCTACGCCCTGCGCAATCATCCGAGCATTCCGGCGGCCACGTGCCGGCGCATCCAGGCCGTCGGCGAAAAGCTCGGCTACCGCCCCGATCCGCAGATTTCCGCCCTGATGGCGCACATCGGCCGCGGTCGCGCCGTGCCCTCCTCCGGCCGCATCGCGCTTGTCTGGATGCAAGGCCGGCGCGCGGTCACGCGCTCGGACGCCTTTTTCGCCCAGGTGCACGACGGCGCGGCGGCGCGCGCGCAGCTGCGCGGTTACCACATCGAGGAATTCTGGCCCGACGAGGATCGCCTGAGCGGCGCCCGACTCTCCGGCATTCTCCGCGCGCGCGGCATCCAGAGCGTCATCTTCTCGCCGAGCATCGAGGGCGTCGCCGCCGACTATGCGCTGGCCTGGGAGCACTTCGCGTGCGTCGTGCTCGGTCACGCACGCTGGCCGGTGGAATTGCACCGCGTGGCGCACGACCATTACCACGCCGTGTGCGACTGCCTGCAACGGATGGCCGCCGCCGGCGTGAAGTCGCCCGCCATCGTCCTCACCGAGGAAATCAACCAGCGCACCGACAGCGCGGTGAAAGCGGCGTTCATGACGCATCACCCGATCGAGGCCCGCGCCCGCGGCCTCATCTACGCGCTCGACCAGCGCGGCGCCCGATCGTTCTCGAGCTGGCTGCGCACGCACGCGCCCGACGGCGTGCTGCTGCTCCGCCGGGAAATGTGGGACGAGATCGAGTCACCGCGCCTGCGCGAGCTGCGCGCCGCCGGCCGCCTCTGGTGTGCGAACTGGCAGGCGGACGACCCGCTGGCGCTGCCCGGCATCCAGCAGCGCTACGACCTCGCCGCCCGCGCCGCTGTCGACCTCGTCACCGGCCTCGAGCAAAGCCGCAGCCTCGGCCTGCCCGACCACCCGCAAAGCGTCCAGATTCGCGGCGACTGGCGCGATCATCCCGTGCCCGTGGTGCGCCGCTGA
- a CDS encoding MFS transporter, whose protein sequence is MTLPRPSRRAWLLLALLFGIGLLNYLDRQTLSILKATLKDQLTLTDVHYSWLVTAFMGPYIVFYIVSGRLVDRFGTRVSLAAFTGLWSLANIFSGLATGFGQLAAARALLGAAEPGAFPAIQRVMMTWFPQERRAFAWSLLSPCTTVGAILAPPLVAALTGWWSWHLAFIVPGLAGLFLAVAWWAADRNPPRFAGEAEATPPPPALREILADRRVWLLLAARALTDPVWYFHLFWLPGYLQERLGVSLPQLGWIGWIPSFVASAAVMATGRTTDFFVARGHSAVRVRVTMFALAAAFAPVGAFTTAAPSIAWAIVLISLVAIVCQIWFFGQGLLVADVFPKTSAATIAGLLGAVGASGGLLLNLAAGPLIERAGYVPVFVGLACLHPLAALMLWRAQPRLAGVAPA, encoded by the coding sequence ATGACCCTTCCCCGTCCCAGTCGCCGCGCCTGGTTGCTGCTCGCCCTCCTCTTCGGCATCGGCCTGCTCAACTACCTCGACCGCCAGACCCTCTCGATCCTCAAGGCGACGCTGAAGGACCAACTCACGCTGACCGACGTCCATTACTCGTGGCTCGTGACGGCGTTCATGGGACCCTACATCGTTTTCTACATCGTCAGTGGACGACTCGTGGACCGTTTCGGCACCCGCGTGAGCCTCGCGGCGTTCACCGGCCTGTGGTCGCTCGCCAACATCTTCAGCGGCCTCGCCACCGGCTTTGGGCAACTGGCCGCCGCGCGCGCGTTGCTCGGTGCGGCCGAGCCGGGCGCGTTCCCCGCGATCCAGCGCGTGATGATGACGTGGTTTCCCCAGGAGCGTCGCGCCTTCGCTTGGAGCTTGCTGAGTCCGTGCACGACCGTCGGCGCCATTCTCGCGCCGCCGCTCGTCGCCGCGCTCACCGGCTGGTGGAGCTGGCATCTGGCGTTCATCGTGCCCGGCCTCGCCGGACTCTTCCTCGCCGTCGCGTGGTGGGCGGCCGACCGCAACCCGCCGCGCTTCGCCGGCGAAGCGGAAGCCACTCCGCCGCCGCCGGCGCTGCGCGAGATCCTCGCCGACCGTCGCGTGTGGCTGCTGCTCGCCGCACGCGCGCTCACCGATCCCGTCTGGTATTTTCACCTTTTCTGGCTGCCCGGCTATTTGCAGGAGCGCCTCGGCGTCTCGCTTCCCCAACTCGGTTGGATCGGCTGGATCCCGTCATTCGTCGCCTCGGCCGCCGTGATGGCGACGGGACGCACGACCGACTTCTTCGTCGCCCGCGGCCACTCGGCCGTGCGCGTGCGCGTGACGATGTTCGCGCTCGCCGCCGCGTTCGCGCCGGTGGGCGCGTTCACGACCGCCGCGCCATCGATCGCCTGGGCGATCGTTCTGATCTCGCTCGTCGCGATCGTCTGCCAAATCTGGTTCTTCGGCCAAGGCCTGCTCGTCGCCGACGTTTTTCCGAAAACCTCCGCCGCGACGATCGCGGGGCTCCTCGGCGCCGTCGGTGCCAGCGGCGGCCTGCTCCTGAATCTCGCCGCCGGACCGCTGATCGAGCGCGCCGGCTACGTGCCGGTCTTTGTCGGTCTCGCCTGCCTGCATCCCCTCGCCGCCCTGATGCTCTGGCGCGCGCAACCGCGCCTCGCGGGAGTCGCTCCGGCATGA
- a CDS encoding right-handed parallel beta-helix repeat-containing protein, whose product MKPSLLLVGLTLLLAARLDVDAGPEPAYHVAPAPRGDDAHDGTSAAPFATVERARQAVRRDLGARKQTGDIVVEIAAGTYELSEPIRFAPEDSGRDGHAVVYRAAPGAEVILSGGRHVSGWQRDGAGGFSADVGLQIDFRQLWIDGRRAVRARTPNAGQMLKLAGEKQADGFDLPRGLFSGVTVRPNEVEMSVPIAWMHKRLRIARVVDRGSPDSLRAVMAEPEWDAVTKQPQGDRVYLGRSYWLENAPEFLDAPGEFYLDRARGIVRYLPRDDEDVARAEIVRPKLESLIVLAGRLDAPVQHLRFEGLTFAYTGWTRPNRAGFVDVQANSLVPADPTAAVDTQYRHNQRKDRVPAAFQAFTADHIVIRGCRFARLGGTGVMFTHGGDDNVIEGNSFFDLAAGGIEIGEDAARPNSPRLFPRRNRIANNFLAHIGEDYFGSVAILGYYTDASAIAHNEIVNVPYTGISQGWGWGTPPAPADSRANVMAHNLVSNYMRRLDDGGGIYTTDALPGSEITGNILEHMRPPDRRTKAGGALYLDQFTSGVRAHDNVVTDAVRWLFIWNPNIQHNRVERNFADTAAWRNDGKDNVVEPAALLPARDTPPDVQAIRAAAGIEPAFANAREFFAPRRLVFDADSPAFHRSPDDSSPTEECVASWRPVLPRSGDYAVSVRFIVAGAGARCTVLHAGGRTDVNLPVTVQTGWVSLGRFHFQAGVGAEIRVGTSTAAPSRLAVDAVRFERVETSGNSPAR is encoded by the coding sequence ATGAAACCGTCACTCCTCCTCGTCGGCCTGACGTTGCTGCTCGCCGCCCGCCTCGACGTCGACGCCGGCCCCGAACCCGCCTACCACGTCGCGCCCGCGCCGCGCGGCGACGACGCCCACGACGGGACTTCCGCCGCGCCGTTCGCCACCGTCGAGCGCGCACGTCAGGCCGTTCGCCGCGACCTCGGCGCGCGCAAGCAAACCGGCGATATCGTCGTGGAAATCGCCGCCGGCACCTACGAGTTGAGCGAGCCAATACGATTCGCGCCCGAGGACTCCGGTCGCGATGGCCACGCGGTCGTCTATCGCGCCGCGCCGGGGGCCGAGGTGATCCTCAGCGGCGGCCGCCACGTGAGCGGCTGGCAACGCGATGGCGCAGGCGGGTTCAGCGCCGATGTCGGTCTGCAAATCGATTTCCGCCAACTCTGGATCGACGGACGCCGCGCTGTGCGCGCGCGCACGCCCAACGCCGGGCAGATGCTCAAGCTCGCCGGCGAAAAACAGGCCGACGGTTTCGATCTGCCGCGCGGCTTGTTCTCCGGCGTCACTGTCCGGCCCAACGAGGTCGAAATGTCCGTGCCGATCGCCTGGATGCACAAGCGCCTGCGCATCGCCCGCGTCGTCGACCGTGGGAGCCCGGATTCCCTCCGCGCCGTGATGGCCGAGCCCGAATGGGATGCCGTCACGAAGCAACCGCAAGGCGACCGCGTCTACCTTGGTCGCAGCTATTGGCTCGAGAACGCCCCTGAATTTCTCGATGCGCCCGGTGAGTTCTACCTCGATCGCGCGCGCGGCATCGTGCGTTATCTGCCGCGCGACGACGAGGACGTCGCGCGCGCGGAGATCGTCCGGCCGAAACTCGAAAGCCTGATCGTGCTCGCGGGGCGGCTCGATGCGCCCGTGCAGCATCTGCGCTTCGAGGGGCTCACATTTGCCTACACGGGCTGGACGCGGCCAAATCGCGCCGGCTTCGTCGATGTCCAGGCGAACTCGCTCGTTCCCGCCGACCCTACCGCGGCAGTCGACACGCAATACCGTCACAACCAACGCAAGGACCGCGTGCCGGCAGCGTTCCAGGCCTTCACCGCGGACCACATTGTCATCCGCGGCTGTCGCTTCGCGCGTCTCGGCGGCACCGGCGTGATGTTCACGCACGGCGGCGACGACAACGTCATCGAGGGCAATTCGTTCTTCGATCTCGCGGCCGGCGGCATCGAGATCGGCGAGGACGCGGCGCGACCGAATTCGCCGCGCCTCTTCCCGCGCCGCAATCGCATCGCGAACAATTTCCTCGCACACATCGGCGAGGACTATTTCGGCTCCGTCGCGATCCTCGGCTACTACACCGACGCGTCCGCCATCGCGCACAACGAGATCGTCAACGTGCCTTATACGGGCATCAGCCAAGGTTGGGGTTGGGGCACGCCGCCCGCTCCCGCCGATTCGCGCGCCAACGTCATGGCGCATAATCTCGTGAGCAACTACATGCGCCGCCTCGACGACGGAGGCGGCATCTACACGACCGACGCGCTGCCCGGATCGGAAATCACCGGCAACATCCTCGAGCACATGCGTCCGCCGGACCGACGCACGAAGGCCGGCGGCGCGCTCTATCTCGACCAATTTACGAGCGGCGTGCGCGCACACGACAACGTCGTGACCGATGCGGTCCGCTGGCTGTTCATCTGGAACCCGAACATCCAGCACAACCGCGTCGAACGAAACTTTGCCGACACCGCCGCGTGGCGCAACGACGGCAAGGACAACGTCGTCGAACCCGCCGCCTTGCTGCCCGCCCGCGACACGCCGCCCGACGTGCAAGCGATTCGCGCCGCCGCCGGCATCGAACCTGCCTTCGCGAACGCGCGAGAATTCTTCGCACCGCGGCGCCTGGTATTCGATGCGGACAGCCCGGCATTCCATCGCTCGCCCGACGATTCATCGCCGACGGAAGAATGCGTCGCATCGTGGCGTCCGGTTCTTCCGCGCAGTGGAGATTACGCCGTCAGTGTGCGGTTCATCGTCGCGGGCGCCGGCGCGCGTTGCACCGTGTTGCACGCGGGCGGGCGCACCGACGTGAACCTTCCCGTCACGGTGCAGACCGGTTGGGTTTCACTCGGCCGCTTCCACTTCCAAGCCGGCGTCGGCGCGGAGATCCGCGTCGGGACGAGCACCGCGGCCCCGTCGCGGCTCGCTGTCGATGCCGTGCGCTTCGAGCGCGTAGAGACGTCGGGCAATTCGCCCGCCCGGTAA
- a CDS encoding YXWGXW repeat-containing protein has translation MKNLRLSFAALGAGALLLSGCVGTGPNTQQGAVAGGALGALAGAIIGNNSGSHNGASGALIGAAVGAIAGGTVGNTVDHQRGTIYGDYNQAYASRVEAVAPTPPPVPAAPQVQEVVVAAPSPEAVWVPGYWSYRPRGYVWVSGHWELPPSHHRTYVVAHWERRGHRTYWVESYWH, from the coding sequence ATGAAAAATCTCCGTCTCTCCTTCGCGGCGCTCGGTGCGGGCGCGCTTCTCCTCTCCGGTTGCGTCGGCACCGGCCCGAACACGCAGCAGGGCGCTGTCGCCGGCGGCGCGCTCGGCGCACTGGCCGGTGCGATCATCGGCAATAACAGCGGCAGCCACAACGGTGCCAGCGGCGCGCTCATCGGCGCGGCCGTGGGCGCCATCGCCGGCGGCACCGTGGGCAACACCGTCGACCACCAGCGCGGCACCATCTACGGCGACTACAACCAAGCCTACGCCTCGCGCGTGGAAGCCGTCGCCCCGACCCCGCCGCCGGTGCCGGCCGCGCCGCAGGTGCAGGAAGTGGTCGTTGCCGCGCCGTCGCCCGAGGCGGTCTGGGTGCCGGGTTACTGGAGCTACCGGCCGCGCGGCTACGTGTGGGTTTCCGGCCATTGGGAGCTGCCACCGTCGCACCATCGCACCTACGTCGTCGCCCACTGGGAACGCCGCGGTCACCGCACCTACTGGGTCGAGAGCTACTGGCACTGA